One part of the Bdellovibrio sp. KM01 genome encodes these proteins:
- a CDS encoding carboxypeptidase regulatory-like domain-containing protein — translation MKLKIYFLLGLSLILSACASNQEKQELKNPLEVLNGQTYNAREDSQLGGIPVTGTKNKVTRIHGVILQGEGVTATPVKFISVRLLDDDGVTIANATSDIKGAFVLSGIFFNGHYIVEITSKKFKGATRVYVNRYEQEITIQATPVK, via the coding sequence ATGAAACTTAAAATTTACTTTTTGCTGGGATTGTCTTTGATATTGAGCGCCTGTGCTTCGAACCAGGAAAAGCAGGAATTGAAAAATCCACTGGAGGTTTTGAACGGCCAAACCTACAACGCCCGCGAAGACTCACAATTGGGTGGCATTCCCGTCACTGGAACTAAAAACAAAGTGACGCGCATCCACGGTGTGATCCTTCAAGGCGAAGGTGTCACAGCGACTCCCGTTAAATTTATTTCTGTAAGATTGCTGGATGATGACGGTGTGACGATTGCCAATGCGACGTCAGACATCAAAGGTGCGTTTGTTCTTTCGGGTATTTTCTTTAACGGTCACTACATTGTTGAAATCACTTCCAAGAAATTCAAAGGTGCCACTCGCGTGTATGTGAATCGGTACGAACAAGAGATCACGATTCAAGCAACGCCCGTTAAATAA
- a CDS encoding glycosyltransferase family 39 protein — protein MIAEYWKQRSTQQKVLILFILTLFFRAFFSLSIGLIDDEAYHWSWAKDLQLSYFDHPGMIAWLEAITTSLFGDNQLGVRLPGFLCFTATIVLLYKLTRDLFDDWAAIFVGFVMLWSPFWGFGGYVASPEPPFALAFVAAAYVFWQGVREDDQRWSTKKTWLWLGVIMGLGLNSKFIIALIAPGFGLYLLMTPNRRKDLLSPWPWVGFLIATVLCTPIFWWNHLHDWPGFRYQFHDRHSGDTFKVSRWGGWFAAQLLFCTPFLYVLIVMAFINSIIKRAEARWRFLFCMTVPSIAVFYPQPFFADYKPHWPGAAYTLLLMGAGFIWSQGLMWGQKQIIKTRSKVFTYGILAFFIPLALIAYTPFAYPWVPKAFHFFAPKAEWQTTYDFSNEFTGWEDLGRFIKRRQREIHAESGHRPFLAALRYETTAQTTWGSKEKIYMLNSTVSNYTVMQPVEEMKNMEGQDAIVVTTEKYDRDPLEYAKFDSCNRDKLMTFRHGIHARTFYVYLCKNFQGIIYGPGELPPSARR, from the coding sequence GTGATTGCTGAATATTGGAAGCAAAGATCCACTCAACAAAAAGTTCTTATCCTTTTCATTCTGACTCTGTTTTTCAGGGCCTTCTTTAGTCTAAGCATTGGCTTGATTGATGATGAGGCTTACCACTGGTCTTGGGCTAAAGATTTGCAGCTATCCTATTTCGATCATCCTGGAATGATTGCGTGGCTAGAGGCGATCACGACTTCGTTGTTTGGCGATAATCAACTGGGCGTGCGATTGCCAGGCTTCTTGTGCTTTACTGCGACCATTGTTCTTTTGTACAAACTCACTCGCGATCTTTTCGATGACTGGGCTGCGATCTTTGTCGGCTTTGTGATGCTATGGTCCCCGTTCTGGGGCTTTGGTGGATATGTGGCTTCTCCGGAACCTCCCTTCGCTTTAGCGTTCGTTGCTGCCGCTTATGTATTCTGGCAAGGCGTGCGCGAGGATGATCAACGTTGGTCCACGAAAAAAACTTGGCTGTGGCTGGGTGTGATCATGGGCTTGGGATTAAATTCCAAATTCATCATCGCTTTGATTGCTCCAGGTTTTGGTTTGTATTTGCTGATGACACCAAATCGCCGCAAAGACCTGCTTTCTCCATGGCCGTGGGTGGGCTTTTTAATTGCGACTGTTCTGTGCACACCGATTTTCTGGTGGAACCATCTTCATGACTGGCCGGGTTTCCGTTATCAATTCCACGATCGTCACAGCGGAGACACATTCAAAGTCAGTCGCTGGGGTGGCTGGTTTGCAGCCCAACTTTTGTTCTGCACGCCATTCTTGTATGTGCTGATCGTGATGGCCTTTATCAATTCCATCATAAAACGCGCGGAAGCTCGCTGGAGATTCCTATTCTGCATGACAGTGCCGTCGATCGCAGTGTTTTATCCACAACCGTTCTTTGCTGACTACAAACCGCACTGGCCAGGGGCCGCTTACACTTTACTTTTGATGGGCGCTGGTTTTATCTGGTCACAAGGCCTTATGTGGGGGCAGAAACAGATCATAAAGACTCGCAGCAAAGTATTCACATACGGAATCTTGGCGTTCTTTATTCCACTGGCTCTGATCGCTTACACGCCGTTTGCGTATCCGTGGGTTCCGAAAGCATTTCATTTCTTTGCCCCAAAAGCGGAATGGCAAACCACTTATGATTTCTCAAATGAGTTTACTGGTTGGGAAGATCTGGGTCGCTTCATAAAACGTCGTCAACGCGAGATTCATGCAGAGTCAGGACATCGTCCATTCCTAGCGGCACTCCGTTACGAGACGACTGCGCAGACAACTTGGGGCTCGAAGGAAAAGATCTACATGTTGAATTCCACAGTCAGCAATTACACCGTGATGCAGCCTGTGGAAGAAATGAAAAACATGGAAGGCCAAGACGCGATTGTCGTCACTACTGAAAAATACGACCGTGATCCGTTGGAGTATGCAAAATTCGACAGCTGTAACCGCGATAAGCTGATGACCTTCCGTCATGGCATTCACGCGCGCACATTCTATGTCTACTTGTGCAAAAACTTCCAGGGCATCATCTATGGGCCCGGAGAACTTCCGCCCTCAGCGCGCCGCTAA
- a CDS encoding MBL fold metallo-hydrolase, with product MRIRTFLWLLNLGFLVGCAGTFKYYDPNLPHHGKTGFLNNYDNSPKPSVMKWYWQRLTTDFPEEDPAGAPMVPVHLEALKNPRGLTLTWLGHSSVLIQMDGMNVLTDPVFSERASPVSFAGPKRYGSLPLSVNELPAIDVVVVSHGHYDHLDLNSLKAIFDLNGGRTRFLVPLGDKALLESEGIRNVQEMDWWESFQVGKLKVTFTPAQHWSARSLFERNETLWGGWMITGPSRQVLYTGDTGYSKDFQDIYQRLGAVDVALIPIGAYSPRWFMKQLHVDTDEAVQIHRDLHAKVSLPVHWGTFKLSDELMTEPPEKLRESLQKAKLPFSVFPVMKRGETFHFEDAVVNRGFKNESVQN from the coding sequence ATGAGAATCAGAACGTTTTTATGGCTTCTTAACCTGGGGTTCCTTGTGGGCTGCGCAGGAACTTTTAAGTACTACGATCCAAATCTTCCCCACCATGGGAAGACGGGATTTTTAAATAATTATGACAACTCGCCGAAGCCAAGCGTGATGAAGTGGTATTGGCAGCGATTGACCACGGACTTCCCAGAGGAAGACCCCGCCGGAGCCCCGATGGTACCGGTCCATCTTGAGGCTTTGAAAAATCCTCGGGGATTGACACTCACATGGTTGGGGCATTCTTCGGTGCTCATACAAATGGATGGCATGAATGTCCTGACGGATCCGGTTTTTTCGGAGAGAGCTTCTCCGGTGTCTTTTGCCGGTCCGAAGCGCTATGGGAGTTTGCCCTTGTCCGTCAATGAGCTCCCGGCGATCGATGTTGTCGTTGTTTCCCACGGTCATTACGATCATCTGGATTTAAATTCTCTAAAAGCGATTTTCGATTTGAACGGGGGGCGCACGCGTTTCCTGGTTCCCCTGGGAGATAAAGCTTTGCTGGAAAGCGAAGGCATTCGTAATGTACAGGAGATGGATTGGTGGGAGAGTTTCCAGGTGGGGAAACTGAAGGTGACCTTCACTCCGGCGCAGCATTGGTCTGCACGCTCGCTTTTTGAGCGTAACGAGACCCTGTGGGGAGGATGGATGATCACGGGGCCCTCGCGTCAGGTCCTCTATACCGGAGATACGGGCTATTCTAAAGATTTTCAGGACATCTATCAGCGCCTAGGTGCGGTGGATGTTGCTCTTATTCCAATTGGTGCCTATTCTCCTCGCTGGTTCATGAAGCAGCTGCACGTCGACACCGATGAAGCGGTACAGATTCATCGGGATTTACATGCTAAGGTGTCGCTGCCGGTTCACTGGGGTACTTTTAAACTCAGTGACGAGTTGATGACTGAACCTCCGGAAAAATTGCGGGAATCTTTGCAGAAAGCAAAACTTCCTTTTTCAGTTTTTCCGGTGATGAAACGTGGCGAAACCTTCCACTTTGAAGACGCCGTTGTAAACAGGGGATTTAAAAATGAGTCAGTACAGAATTGA
- the aspA gene encoding aspartate ammonia-lyase, with protein sequence MSQYRIEHDLLGEKQVPANAYYGIHTLRAMENFEISGLKIGQDELFVRALALVKKATAMANGELGTIPKDVSKTIVEACDVILKDPVKWGPQFPSDVFQGGAGTSVNMNANEVIANVALELRGLPKGDYKTIHPNDHVNKCQSTNDAYPTAFRVALYEHISVAVKAVDVLAEAFDKKGKEFSKVLKMGRTQLQDAVPMSLGQEFNAFATLLKEDSRLLKTVQKFILEVNLGATAIGTGVNAPEGYSALAVKKLAEVTGYPFIISEDLIEATSDCGAYVIISAALKRTAVKLSKICNDLRLLSSGPRAGLKEINLPELQAGSSIMPAKVNPVIPEVVNQVAFKVIGNDLTVTLAAEAGQLQLNVMEPVIASSMFESIQLLTQACYTLKNKCVDGITANADRCRENVMNSIGIVTYLDPIIGHAEGDLIGKICAQTGKNVAEVALERGVVTQAQLDEIFSTENLLNPKYMGKKH encoded by the coding sequence ATGAGTCAGTACAGAATTGAACATGATCTTTTGGGCGAAAAGCAAGTTCCTGCGAATGCATACTATGGCATTCATACTTTGCGCGCGATGGAAAATTTTGAAATCTCTGGATTGAAAATTGGTCAGGATGAACTTTTCGTGCGCGCTTTGGCTTTGGTTAAAAAAGCAACGGCGATGGCGAACGGAGAGCTTGGCACTATTCCCAAAGACGTTTCAAAAACTATTGTTGAAGCTTGTGATGTTATTTTGAAAGACCCGGTTAAATGGGGCCCGCAATTTCCTTCGGATGTTTTCCAGGGTGGAGCGGGGACTTCCGTGAACATGAATGCTAATGAAGTGATCGCCAATGTGGCGCTGGAACTTCGTGGTTTGCCTAAGGGTGATTACAAAACAATTCACCCGAATGATCACGTGAACAAATGCCAATCGACGAATGACGCTTATCCAACGGCGTTCCGCGTGGCTTTGTACGAGCACATCAGTGTCGCTGTGAAAGCGGTCGATGTCTTGGCAGAGGCCTTTGATAAAAAAGGCAAAGAGTTCTCAAAAGTTTTGAAAATGGGTCGTACTCAATTGCAAGACGCGGTTCCCATGTCTTTGGGACAAGAGTTCAATGCCTTTGCGACTTTGCTTAAGGAAGACAGCCGTTTGCTTAAGACAGTTCAGAAATTTATCCTGGAAGTAAACTTGGGTGCCACGGCTATCGGTACTGGTGTCAATGCTCCTGAAGGTTACTCGGCATTGGCAGTCAAAAAGTTGGCAGAGGTGACGGGTTATCCGTTCATTATTTCTGAAGACTTGATTGAAGCGACCAGTGATTGCGGTGCTTACGTTATCATTTCGGCAGCGTTGAAGCGCACAGCTGTGAAACTTTCTAAAATCTGTAATGACTTGCGTTTGCTAAGCTCGGGTCCGCGTGCGGGCTTGAAAGAAATCAATTTGCCAGAGTTACAAGCGGGATCCTCGATCATGCCGGCAAAGGTAAATCCAGTGATTCCTGAAGTTGTGAACCAAGTGGCGTTCAAAGTGATCGGCAATGATTTGACCGTGACCTTGGCAGCCGAGGCGGGACAATTGCAATTAAACGTAATGGAGCCAGTGATCGCTTCCAGCATGTTTGAGTCGATCCAGTTGCTGACGCAAGCTTGTTACACTTTGAAAAACAAATGTGTCGACGGCATCACTGCGAATGCAGATCGCTGCCGAGAAAACGTGATGAACTCCATCGGTATCGTAACATACTTGGATCCAATCATCGGTCACGCCGAAGGTGACCTGATCGGGAAAATCTGCGCGCAAACCGGTAAAAACGTGGCCGAGGTTGCACTTGAGCGCGGTGTTGTCACGCAAGCCCAATTGGACGAAATCTTCTCGACCGAGAATTTGCTAAATCCGAAGTACATGGGCAAAAAGCATTAA